From a region of the Hippopotamus amphibius kiboko isolate mHipAmp2 chromosome 3, mHipAmp2.hap2, whole genome shotgun sequence genome:
- the LOC130847981 gene encoding short coiled-coil protein B-like has product HRISRSLSLPAPPTADHSSRILYPRPKSLLRKMMNADMDAVDAENQVELEEKTRLINQVLELQHTLEDLSARVDAVKEENLKLKSENQVLGQYIENLMSASSVFQTTDTKSKRK; this is encoded by the coding sequence CATCGCATCTCCCGATCCCTCTCCCTGCCGGCGCCTCCAACGGCAGACCATTCATCAAGAATTTTGTATCCAAGGCCCAAAAGTTTGTTACGGAAGATGATGAATGCTGACATGGATGCAGTTGACGCTGAAAATCAGGTGGAACTGGAGGAAAAAACACGACTTATTAATCAAGTGTTGGAACTCCAACACACACTTGAAGATCTCTCTGCAAGAGTAGATGCAGTTAAGGAAGAAAATCTGAAGCTAAAATCAGAAAATCAAGTTCTTGGACAATATATAGAAAACCTCATGTCAGCTTCTAGTGTTTTCCAAACAACTgacacaaaaagcaaaagaaagtaa